ACTAAATTTTAAAATAATTTGTATAAAATAGTTTATAGCGACAGTACCTGTGGCTATTACATGATCAGACAGACGGATATTGGGAATATGTAATGCAAATTGCTCCCTGCATAGATCCCGtatgaaaatatatatgaaaatCGAAATGTAttgcagcaccagatggTGATATAAGTTACGGTGCGTTATAAAAGAATCTGCACCTGAGCTAGCAACGACCCATTGCGGATGTTGTTGCGGTCTAATTTGAGTGGGTTATATAGAAAAATTATCAGGCATTCAACACATTCCTCATTTGCATCAACTTTTCGCCAGATTCATCCCCGTTATCGGACCATGGCAACTACCAATTCCGACACTGGTTCTCATGCCAATGCCAGTACTGGTGTAGGTCATGACAACCAACCATTACCAGTTATCGCGCTTGATCCTACTGAACAGAAGATCAGAGATCTGCTAGTGAAATTCTCAAGTGTGTTTGAGAAATccgagaaaaataaaagagaaGATGGTGGTGCAGACTCTAAAGAACCTGTGGTGCTTCGGATTACTGGTGGTTGGGTTAGAGATAAACTACTAGGGAAAGCCTCtcatgatattgatattgctaTTAATACCTCTACTGGACTTGTTTTTGCTGAAGCACTTAACGAATATATTACTGAAAATGCACAGGTCTTGGGACTTGAGGCTCGTTCAATTCACAAGATCGAAAAGAACCCAGAAAAGTCGAAACATTTGGAAACTGCCACTACTAAATTATATGATTTAGACATAGATTTTGTCAACCTACGTGCTGAGGAGTATGCTGGAGATTCACGAATTCCTACTGTTCGATTCGGGACTCCTGAGGAAGATGCATATAGACGAGATGCGACACTCAATGCGTTGTTTTATAATTTACAGGAGCAAAAAGTGGAAGACTTTACAGGACGAGGATTACAAGATCTTCGAGATGGAATCTTGCGAACTCCCTTACCATCTTTTGTGAcatttgatgaagatcCATTGCGTGTGTTGAGACTCATTCGGTTTTCCAGCACCTTTGGGTTTGAGATTGAAGAATCCGCAACTCAGGCAATGTCCGACCCTCGAATAAGGTTGGCGCTTATCCGCAAAATCAGTCGTGAAAGAGTTGGTACCGAGGTGGGAAAAATCCTTCGTAGCAGCAATCCCGCAAAGGGTCTTAATGAGATTGCCGAACTGGGTCTTGAGGATTCTATTTTCTTACTCCTAGATGCATATAAACCAAAAGGTTTTGAAGCACCACCATCTCAATTAATACCATGTGTAAAAGTTCTTGATGAGCTTGTAAAGTCGACTCCTGAACAACTACACCCAGAACTCCGAAGTGCTAATATTCTCAACTCTCCAAGTCTATGGCTAGCATCAGCTCTGAACCACTGGGGAACAATTCAAGCTATagatgaaaagaaaaagccaGCTTCCGCTGTCAGCTTGATAATCAGAGACGGACTCAAACTTCCCAATAATGAGGGTAAGCTTGTTTCGGACTTATATGCCCTAGAAACGGCCGTACAAGAGGCTGCCAGCAATTTTGAGACATTGTCTCGAAAGGATCTTGGCGTACTGATTAGAAAATGTGACCAACATTGGAGACTATATTTTGTGTTTGCCATGATCAAGCAGCTAATGGCCGAAAACTCCAATGCCAATGAGATCTTTGCTAACTACTCTAGCCTCATTGACAAAGTGTATGCCTTTGACGTAGCCGACGCCTGGGCCTTGAAGCCACTTGTCAATGGCAAACAAATTCAACAGGCCTTTGGTCTTCGAAAAGGTGGCCCTTATCTTGCTGAAACACTCAACTCTCTGATTGAATATCAGCTTGCCAATCCAGGAGTTTCCGAGGCCGAATGTCTTGACTACATCATGACATTAAAATGTAAATATGTATCTGCATAAGACTACCATGAATACTAATGATAAAGATCTCAACCAATGCTCTTGTGCCATTCAAAACCgaataatattatcagaaGTGGGACCCCTgacccgactcgagcgcagcgagaggagcagcggggtctggggcggagccccagccgccggaggcagagtgGTGAGAGAACATAAAGATACAGATTAAATATACAGATGTGTGAGCGTAGTCCAATCaaatacaacaacaatataCATAAGAGTGGAGAGATCATCTCTTTGAAAAGCATACCTTGAACCAACTGCGAGTGCAGAACACGACGTTACCTACCAGTCTGAAAATAGCAATAACGGCATTGGACCAGAGCAAAAATGCGAAGAAATAGGTAGTACGATGACTGACTGAAGCAGTGATACCAACTTCATTAGCATTAGTCGAAGTGATACCTAAAATCAGAGCTAAATTGCTGAAAATCCACAGAATGATCAGATTGGTACGGAAACTCTTGTACTCGTCGTCgttgctcttcttttccaCACTCTTTTCGGCTACATACGGAGCCAGTGCGCGATCCACAATCTGCTGGAACTGTTGGTCGAGATAGCCTTGAGGACGCTCGATTTCTTCGACAACTGCAGTAAGACCATCACTATCCTTCTTTGATTGTGCAACAGGCAATGCGTCGACCTTGTCAGATCCCTTGGTACCCCAAGAAACATCGTGCCAGTTACAGAACGCATAAACATTGAGGATATTGACGAAACTTGGCATAAGGAACATGTACTGCAGGAAACTGTGGAATACGTGCCAAGGATCGAGGTACAGgaaaccagaaacaatgTACAAACCAAAAGTCGAGCCGAGGGCCACAATAATTAAACTTGTGATTGATGTGAAGAAATTACTGAAGAACTCGCTGACCGAACTAATGGGCTGTTCAGTGAACGCAGTTGCTGCCAAATAGAATGAAATGGCTACAACATAGAACTGAATGATACCGAAAGCGACAATCGAAACGTAGTAACTCCATTTAGAACCTTTAGGTCTGTTTCCTAGAGCCAACAAGAAAGACAAAATAACAAAAGAAGCAtacaaatatttcaatACCAGTGCTATGATGTTGCTGACGTCCTTGGCAAATGGGAAACTCTTTGCATCGGAGCTGCCACCAAAGGCATTTGGGTCAGCAGCCAATTGCATAATGACTGTAGTGGTAAGGTAATAAGAAGCCAGCGAGAACCAGGATAACACCAATTGAACCATGTTATAGAGCAGTTGAATATGCAAGAACAACATACGAAGAGGATTATGGCCAGACTTGTAAATTCTGCCAAAATGCATCACACTATAAATGGAAGCAGCAAAAGAACCATTGAGCCAACGACGACGTTGACTGATGAACTCAGCAACACCTTCAGGAACATCAGTCTCAGCTTTGGATGCCTTGACATAAGTCAAGTGCCACTTGTCACCTGCTTTGAAAGTGACCTCGAAACACAAGATACGATCCTCGGCCAAGAACatatttttcttgaaaatattcatACCATCAATACCCTTTTTGCCCAACCGACTAGCAAGAGTATGGTCACCATGGAAATATTGTTCGAGGGGTCTTCCACGAATGGCTTCATATCTATATGCAGAAAAGGCACCGGGTAAGACCGAGATGAATCCAAAAGTCGATTCCAAGGGCTTGTCAAGGATATTGGAGATTTTATACTCGAAGTTTTGTGCAGCAATAAGTGGGTTGAGCAAGAGCTTGTAGTTTTTACCCAACATGGCGTGAATTTCACCACAGGCACCACCAACGTTCTTGTTGTTATAAAATGCTTGCCAAAGGGCAATAATCGATTTGGGAGCTGGCTTGGTACCAGCATCAAGTAAAATACACACTTCTGGGTTCAGCATTCGGCCGAAAGCGTTGAAAAGCCAACGGTGAGAATTGATTTTCTTGGAGTTCTTTTGCTTCAAACAGAAAATGAACTGGACAGGAGGGAGTGAAGAATCGTTGTTTTCAGCTGGTCTGAGAAGCTGGTTGCTAGGAGTAACACATAATTGAGTGGTATACTCGAAAATATGCGCCACTGTCTCTCTTCCATCAACCATTTTCTTTAGTCTATCAGGCTGGTAAACACCAATGGTGGTTAAAACATCAAGAACGTTGTCATCACAAGGATCAATACCGTCCATGATTAAGGTAACAACAATCTTTTGCCATGCAGGGCCGCCATTGTTCCAGAATTgggatttttttattttacaGATGTTTCTGATGTTCTGCATGATACCGTACAAGGTACGAGTAGTGAGGTTTTTATCTTCCTAGAATGGGGGTTAGTATGGGCTTTCGTGGAGCTCAACAAACCAGTATACTTACATTATAATAGGTGACAGCGATGAGAAGTTCGGTGTGACGTTTCTCTTCAGCAACACGAAGACTGTAACCATTTTTGACAGTAAACTCATCTGGATCAcaggtagcagcagtataTCTCATGTGGGTAAATTCTTTGCTGCCGCTTTCAGGATCACGATATTTAGGCAGGATCGAGGATTTGATTGCAGTAGGAACAGGATAATCCGTCGAGAATACCTTACCTTTGACAAGATTGACCTTTCTAGTGGGCAATCTCTTTAAACCACTATTCGATCGAGTTGGTTCAGGAGGAGGTTGAAGCTGGTCAAGAGGCTgattttgagtttggtcGCCAAAGTATGGAGCTGGCTCGTTGTTTAGAGTATCAGCAGACAGTTCGCCAGACGAGTTGTCAAATCTGTAATTAGGATAAGGAGCGATTTCGACAGCGGGGAAACCAGTAATACCGCCAATAGGCTCAAACCCACCAGTGGTCTCACTAATATCATCGGGATACGGGAGAGCTGGTcgtggaggaggtggatAGTTTCCGTGATATGGTTCTTGAGTTAATGGTTGATTGTCATCATAGTTGTAGGTATCGTCCATAGCTGGATCATGGGTCGACAGATCATACATGGGATAAGAATTGTCCTGATGACCATCGTCATGGTCAGGAAGATAGGTCTGACTCAAATCACCAGTATATGGCGATTGATAGACAGACTGAGGAGCCGAGTCAAACGGGTTTAAATTGTTATTGTGCACAGATCCAGAGTATGGGGTGTAGTTACCTACCGAGGGGTCGACAGAAGGCGGTGTATAACTGTTGTCATATGGAGAAGCGACTCTTGGAGGGGGGTTAATATGACCCTGGTTGGGTGACAGATAGGAATGAGCATCTGAAGGGTGTGCAGTAGCTCCCGTAGCACCAGTGGCTGTAGTGTGAACTGATCCACTGCCACTAGGAATACGCTGGTTTTGTTGTCCCTGGCTATTATAGCTGTAATCCTGGGACTGATCTATCCCTTGATTTTGGTCGTGGCCCTGATTTGGGTTTTGATACCCAGATCCACCTTGGTTGTGATTGTAAGACATGATTTATACAGCTCAGATTCCCAAAATGTTGTATTGGACAAACGGTGCAGTTATACCAATGCACAAAGGTCGAATCTAACAGCAACGCAACAGAACGTTCGCAATAGCTGTACAAAGGGTCCAAAACACACAATCCAAACAAAATGATCCAGATATTTTAATACTGgctcaaaaaaaaacgtCTCAAAGATTATCTTGTGAGAACAGGAATCTAATTAGACTCTGATCAGACTGTAACAATAAGAATCGCCAATTTATCACCACGTACTCAAGGACAGACAGACGCTCTGACAGATTCTGAAGCTGAACTACAAAACTTTATAAATGTTATGCTGAAACTATAGATGAGTTAGTCAACACGAACGCTCAAACCGGCGAATATAACATATAACCAAACGACACGAATACACAAATACAAGTGCTGTTTAGCGAGCCAGATGTATGTGTTCTACGGTTCGTAgtgtaaacaaacaatcaACAACTGCAAGTCAAAACGCTACGTTACGTACTACACTCTATCAACTGAGTACCAAATATCCACTCACTTCTCGTCCAGTACCTACCTTGTTCTTATACTAACCAAGACACTTGCAAAACAAGTTAACCTAAGAAAAATCACAAAGTGATATATATagccaaaaaataaactgaGGCTTGTGCCAAATTGAGATGAGGCCAAAATAGGTTCGTAATGTGCAATAGCCGGGCggattttcttttttaattcTAGTATTTTTGCACCAAATACAAACAGACAAGATCGGCCAACTGGCGCGCGTCTGCGTCGTGTTATTACACAGCCAGCCGGTACTACCAGTGTTTCAGAGCTGCTTGAGACAGCGTTGGCAGTGCTTCATTTTGTTCGGGTTAGTTTTGGTGGGTGGTGCCGCTAACCTGCTATCAAACTGGGTCACttttaatattgattttaGACTTTTTACAGTCGCTAGTCCAAATTATACAACTCCAATGACCAACCGACTCCGTAACTGACTCCGTCACATGCTGAGGCTGAAACCAGGGGTACATTAGCTGGAGTAGTACTACTGCAGACCGCAATGGCTATCAAGGACAATCACTATACGCTCTTAACCCGATGTGCAGTCTATcggtcttcttctggctggCTCACTTTTCGTTCTCCCCTGAATAATTTCCGCTGTCAAACTAGTGTCAACCCTCAACAATCGCCCATTACTTGTCTATCTATCTCTAACTCTATCTCTCGTTTATGTAAACTTATTCTTTCTATCTCTAACTCTATCTCTTGTTTATCTTACTTATCCTCTCTATCTCTCTGTTCAATATTCTATATTTCTTGTCTATCTCACTCTACTTTTGTATTCTATCTCTCttgctcttttttttctttatctcACTTCTTTCTAAATCTCTATGTCCTATATTCTATTCTCAGACATGCTACCACGCTACATCGCTTAAAATTATTTACCGTTAGCTAAGACAAACGCATCCCTGAACCGAATTTAATTCTTGCTCAGCCGGCTCGACGACTGGCTCACCAGCCTCAACTCTTCTCTTAGCTACCTACCAGCTCAAACACCCAACGGTCGCCAACCGAGGACCAGCAGGTGCTGAAACAACACCAACCGCAACCCGTCTCCCAATCAGTCTCactcctgctgccactACTGCTGGCCCGCCTGCCACCATTtacaatattattttatggCTGCTGTGTTCAATCGGTTCCCTACTCTCCACTTCCAGTATTCAGCCTCCACTTCTCATGCGCTGACGTGCCCCTCGACCCTGCCTTGATAGCCCCTCTCCCCTCCTCCCACATTCAACTGAGCTAAAAATACATACAACTTGCTTTTGTCacagtttatttttttatcatgTTGCAGACTTGCATGAGCCCCAATCTGTCGAAATCTGCTATAATTAGTATgcaataaacaaataatcTGCACCCTGGAACGTCGCACTTTCATCGCTCTCCGTCGAAGCCCGTGCTCTCGGCGTTCCCAATCCAgccagaaaacaaacttgGTGCTCAAAATTCAATTGGCACTTCCTCGAACGGGAAATCCCCAACTTATCGCCCTTAGACTCAACTCTAATCAAGCTTTCTCTCCAGGGAGTGTTGAAGGGGcctgtctgcctccggcggctggggctccgccccagaccccgctgtgctccgcttcgcggagctgctgggaccgtgtTGTGAGTTTTTGCTGCTCCTGGGGTGGATGTTTGGCCAACGAGGCTGTGTATTCTGATTTTTTCCATGTCAATGGTGGATATATGGGCATGGTTTATGGTTTTCATCTTTTGCAATTTTGAGGTGGAATATGGCTGGCTAAATCGATTATGTAATGGATTACGTGATTGACTTGGTTTCTCATCGGCTTAACACCGCCAAAAGATATCTCCGGCACTCGTAGACGGTCCGGCCGCGCTCATGAGGCTCAAGAAAAACAGCCGCTTGGATCCAGCGTCAACTGGCGGAGATGGTCCTGCGAGAGATCCATCTCCGAAGCTActcaattattattacaaCTCCAACCCCGAAACTCTTGGGGCCgccgacgcccgactcgagcgaagcgagaggagccacggggtctggggcggagccccagccgccggaggcattgcCGACCCCAATAATTGTGACCAGAGTGAGAGAGAGTTAGACCAGGGGTGATGTGGGGTCCGCGTGGGGGTGGTGTACATCTCCGAGCAAGATCGGGGATATCGGTTATAAGATCCGTGAAGCGTCTCCGCAATTAGTTTTAGCTGTGTGGTGACTATCGACTGGAGGGGTATAAATAGGGTGCTAGTCTCGTGATTGCGGGTTTGTTAGAGCAAAACGAGCTGATATCGATATTTTGAAATAGTAACAATGGAATTTGAAAGGTATGGTAGCATTGTGCTTGGTGGAGACTCTTGTGAATGGCAATATATTTCGGAGTTGTAGTACTAACCAGGATGTAGACTGGGTAACTCGGGGCTCAAGGTGTCCAAAATCATTCTTGGTATGTATCGGTGGTGtgatttggtttttttgattAGTTTGGTGATTGGATTGCTTATTGTGTGGTATCAATTGTATTTGGAGATTGAATTGTTCATTGTGTGGTATCAATTGTATTTGGAAGTTGCTGTTTACTAACAATCCAGGCTGTATGAGCTATGGCAAGAAGTCATGGAATGAATGGGTTTTGGAAGACGAGGAACTTGTCTTCagtttgatgaagaaggcCTATGATGTGGGTATTCGTACTTTTGACACTGCTGATATGTACTCAGATGGCCATTCTGAGATTCTTGTAGGAAAGTTCCTCAAAAAGTACAACATCCCCCGTTCCACTATTGTCATTTTGTCCAAATGTTATAACAAGTGTGACTCTGATCCTTCTATTGAGAACACTGAGCTCAATTGGATCAACCGATGGGGTTTGAGTAGAAAGCACATCTTTGATGCGGTTGAGGATTCTGTGAAGAGACTTGGTACTTATATTGATGTCTTGCAAATTCACCGTCTCGACAGAGAAACCAGCAAGGAGGAGATCATGGAGGCTCTTCACGATGTTGTTAAGAGCGGCCAAGTCAGATATATTGGTGCCTCCAGTATGAGAGCTACTGAATTTGCCCAATTGCAATTCATTGCTGAGAAGCACAACTGGACCAAGTTCATTTCCATGCAAAACTTTTACAACCTCGTGTATCGTGAGGAGGAGAGAGAAATGATCCCTTACTGTAAGGAGACTGGCGTCGGCCTTATTCCTTGGTCGCCAGTCGCCCGTGGCGTCTTGGCTCGTCCTGTCGGTGAAGGATCTCTCCGTTCCAGTACTGATAAATTCGCCAAGTTCCTTAAATTAGGCCATGCAAAGGAGGACCAAGAGATTATCAACCGTGTTGAGGAAGTTGCCAAGAAGAGAGGAATTTCCATGGCACAAGTTGCTATTGCTTGGACTCTTTCCAAAGGAACTGCTCCTATTGTCGGTTTTAACAAGCTCGAGAGAATTGATGAGGCTGTAGAGGCTATCTCAATCAAGTTGACCGACGAGGAGATTAGCTACCTTGAGGAGCCTTATATTCCTCATCCTGTTGCTGGCTTTTAAACTCAGCAGGGTGCTACTAACTTGAGTTTATTATATAATCAAGtaaagaataaaatgaGATAACATCGAAGTTTATAAGCAAGAAgtaaacaataaaataagaaaGCATATTCACTAGGAGTAGGTTTGTCTGAAGCTTACTATAAGCTAGAGGCAATTAACGAGAAAACGTATATTAAAACATcagaatataaataaaaattacAATGCGGTTGATATATTACAAAGATTTGATCATCTTGAGCATATTTTCAAGTGCAAAGCCAGTCTCAGGCTTACTGGCTGGAGCATCGCCATTTAATGCCCACACAAAATCACTTTGAATACCCAGAGGAAGCACGGTCGAATCATCTCCAGATGTCGATGccagcatcttcttcattctAGCAGTATGCTCGAAATTTCTtgctgcctcttcagcGCGGTCAACAATAGATTTATCGATTCCACACATGGAAGCAACATGCATACCGAATGATCCAGGAGATACCCCATCTTCGAGTTTGTATAGGAAAGTCACCTTGCGGCTGCTTTCGTCCACTAGAATAGCCATTCTCTTGGCGTTGACTTGTGGATGGTTGGCGaaactgttgttgagagtGCCATAGTGTGTTGCGAAAAAGCCCAAACTACCGACGTGTGTAGCCAGGTGATGCAAAACTGCTTCTGCAATCGCAAATCCATCCGAGCTACTACCACCTCTACCAAGCTCATCAAGCACAATGAGCGACTTATTGGTAGCTTCGCTGAGAATTCTCTTCGTTTCTGAAAGCTCAACATAAAAGGTCGATTTGCCAGCAAAGATATTGTCGTTGGCGCCCAATCTCGTCATGATACGGTCAACGGGGGTGAGACGTGCACTTTCAGCTGGAACATAACACCCAATTTGGGCCATGATAACAGCTGTACATGTCATTCTCAGAACTGTAGACTTTCCAGCAGCATTAGCTCCTGTCAACAGAGTGATATTGGCGTTTTCACCACCTAGGGAAACATCGTTGGGAATAAAATCGCTACTTGCTGACATGAAACAAGGATGTCTAAGttctttgaaatcaagaacaCCTCTGTCGCTCTCCACAAACTGAGGCCTGCA
The Sugiyamaella lignohabitans strain CBS 10342 chromosome A, complete sequence genome window above contains:
- the CCA1 gene encoding Cca1p (ATP (CTP):tRNA-specific tRNA nucleotidyltransferase; different forms targeted to the nucleus, cytosol, and mitochondrion are generated via the use of multiple transcriptional and translational start sites; GO_component: GO:0005737 - cytoplasm [Evidence IEA,IEA]; GO_component: GO:0005737 - cytoplasm [Evidence NAS] [PMID 1634528]; GO_component: GO:0005737 - cytoplasm [Evidence NAS] [PMID 8175766]; GO_component: GO:0005737 - cytoplasm [Evidence NAS] [PMID 8617732]; GO_component: GO:0005759 - mitochondrial matrix [Evidence IDA] [PMID 1634528]; GO_component: GO:0005739 - mitochondrion [Evidence IEA,IEA]; GO_component: GO:0005739 - mitochondrion [Evidence IDA] [PMID 16823961]; GO_component: GO:0005634 - nucleus [Evidence IEA,IEA]; GO_component: GO:0005634 - nucleus [Evidence NAS] [PMID 1634528]; GO_component: GO:0005634 - nucleus [Evidence NAS] [PMID 8175766]; GO_component: GO:0005634 - nucleus [Evidence NAS] [PMID 8617732]; GO_function: GO:0005524 - ATP binding [Evidence IEA]; GO_function: GO:0052929 - ATP:3'-cytidine-cytidine-tRNA adenylyltransferase activity [Evidence IEA]; GO_function: GO:0052928 - CTP:3'-cytidine-tRNA cytidylyltransferase activity [Evidence IEA]; GO_function: GO:0052927 - CTP:tRNA cytidylyltransferase activity [Evidence IEA]; GO_function: GO:0003723 - RNA binding [Evidence IEA,IEA]; GO_function: GO:0000166 - nucleotide binding [Evidence IEA]; GO_function: GO:0016779 - nucleotidyltransferase activity [Evidence IEA,IEA]; GO_function: GO:0004810 - tRNA adenylyltransferase activity [Evidence IDA] [PMID 1634528]; GO_function: GO:0016740 - transferase activity [Evidence IEA]; GO_process: GO:0006396 - RNA processing [Evidence IEA]; GO_process: GO:0001680 - tRNA 3'-terminal CCA addition [Evidence IEA]; GO_process: GO:0001680 - tRNA 3'-terminal CCA addition [Evidence IDA] [PMID 1634528]); the encoded protein is MATTNSDTGSHANASTGVGHDNQPLPVIALDPTEQKIRDLLVKFSSVFEKSEKNKREDGGADSKEPVVLRITGGWVRDKLLGKASHDIDIAINTSTGLVFAEALNEYITENAQVLGLEARSIHKIEKNPEKSKHLETATTKLYDLDIDFVNLRAEEYAGDSRIPTVRFGTPEEDAYRRDATLNALFYNLQEQKVEDFTGRGLQDLRDGILRTPLPSFVTFDEDPLRVLRLIRFSSTFGFEIEESATQAMSDPRIRLALIRKISRERVGTEVGKILRSSNPAKGLNEIAELGLEDSIFLLLDAYKPKGFEAPPSQLIPCVKVLDELVKSTPEQLHPELRSANILNSPSLWLASALNHWGTIQAIDEKKKPASAVSLIIRDGLKLPNNEGKLVSDLYALETAVQEAASNFETLSRKDLGVLIRKCDQHWRLYFVFAMIKQLMAENSNANEIFANYSSLIDKVYAFDVADAWALKPLVNGKQIQQAFGLRKGGPYLAETLNSLIEYQLANPGVSEAECLDYIMTLKCKYVSA
- the CHS2 gene encoding chitin synthase CHS2 (Chitin synthase II; catalyzes transfer of N-acetylglucosamine (GlcNAc) to chitin upon activation of zymogenic form; required for chitin synthesis in the primary septum during cytokinesis; localization regulated by Cdk1p during mitosis; phosphorylation by Dbf2p kinase regulates its dynamics and chitin synthesis during cytokinesis; GO_component: GO:0005935 - cellular bud neck [Evidence IDA] [PMID 8909536]; GO_component: GO:0016021 - integral component of membrane [Evidence IEA]; GO_component: GO:0016021 - integral component of membrane [Evidence ISM] [PMID 12192589]; GO_component: GO:0016020 - membrane [Evidence IEA,IEA]; GO_function: GO:0004100 - chitin synthase activity [Evidence IEA,IEA]; GO_function: GO:0004100 - chitin synthase activity [Evidence IDA] [PMID 9990311]; GO_function: GO:0016740 - transferase activity [Evidence IEA]; GO_function: GO:0016757 - transferase activity, transferring glycosyl groups [Evidence IEA]; GO_function: GO:0016758 - transferase activity, transferring hexosyl groups [Evidence IEA]; GO_process: GO:0000916 - actomyosin contractile ring contraction [Evidence IMP] [PMID 11839781]; GO_process: GO:0000916 - actomyosin contractile ring contraction [Evidence IDA] [PMID 15772160]; GO_process: GO:0006031 - chitin biosynthetic process [Evidence IEA]; GO_process: GO:0006031 - chitin biosynthetic process [Evidence IMP] [PMID 22573892]): MDGIDPCDDNVLDVLTTIGVYQPDRLKKMVDGRETVAHIFEYTTQLCVTPSNQLLRPAENNDSSLPPVQFIFCLKQKNSKKINSHRWLFNAFGRMLNPEVCILLDAGTKPAPKSIIALWQAFYNNKNVGGACGEIHAMLGKNYKLLLNPLIAAQNFEYKISNILDKPLESTFGFISVLPGAFSAYRYEAIRGRPLEQYFHGDHTLASRLGKKGIDGMNIFKKNMFLAEDRILCFEVTFKAGDKWHLTYVKASKAETDVPEGVAEFISQRRRWLNGSFAASIYSVMHFGRIYKSGHNPLRMLFLHIQLLYNMVQLVLSWFSLASYYLTTTVIMQLAADPNAFGGSSDAKSFPFAKDVSNIIALVLKYLYASFVILSFLLALGNRPKGSKWSYYVSIVAFGIIQFYVVAISFYLAATAFTEQPISSVSEFFSNFFTSITSLIIVALGSTFGLYIVSGFLYLDPWHVFHSFLQYMFLMPSFVNILNVYAFCNWHDVSWGTKGSDKVDALPVAQSKKDSDGLTAVVEEIERPQGYLDQQFQQIVDRALAPYVAEKSVEKKSNDDEYKSFRTNLIILWIFSNLALILGITSTNANEVGITASVSHRTTYFFAFLLWSNAVIAIFRLVGNVVFCTRSWFKVCFSKR